From the genome of Streptomyces sp. JH34:
GACGACGGATGGAACGACGACAAGGACTGCTCGGACGCCACTGACTGGGACTGCGAGATCCTCTTTACCGACATCAAGCTGGCCGAGGACGCACTGCCCGGTCTGGTGAAGAAGTGGTGACCCGTGCACTGCGCTGCGGCGGGGTCACACTCGCCGCCCTGGCCACGCTCACTGCTTGCGGCGGGCGTCCGGAACCGTGCCCAGCGCTCGACCTCATCCCGACGGTCGGCGTGTCCTGGCGGGCAGGATCCCATCCCTACGACACCGCCGCCACGTACCGGTTGTGCGCCGCAGAACACTGCACGACGGGTGCACTGCGGACCTACGGCGACCAGGTGCACGTCTCGGTGGATCTTCCGGAGAGTTTCGACGACCGGACACTACAGGTGACACTTCGGCTGTCGGACGATTCGGGCACGCCAATCCTGAACGCCTCACAGACAATCACTCTGGAACAGGCCGAAGACGGCTGCGACCAGGCCCTGACCGGGTCGTTGCAACTAACCGCGGACGGTAAGTTGAAGGACATGGGCTGAACCATGCCGGGCGGGGGCGAAGTCCCCGCCCGGCAACCAGCGACACTCTTTGATTTCGCCCCACTGCGTCATTCCCACAGGTCGCGATCAGGGCTGGAACAGTGGCCTTCACCTGCAAAAGTAACGTCGTGCATACTTTTGCAGGAGAGGTACGACATTCCGGCTGGGCCGCACTGACCAGGGGATTTCCAGATATGGACACCGGTACACCGGCCACCGTCGGCTTCGGCGCACTTCTGCGTGGTCTTCGCACGGGGGCCGGGCTGAGCCAGGAGGAGCTGGCGCTGGCCGCGGGGGTGAGTGTGCGGGCGCTGTCGTACATGGAGCGCGGACGCTCCCGGGGGCCGCAGCGCCGCACCGTGCAGGCGCTGGCCGCAGCCCTGGGCTTGGACGCGGATGGTGCACGGCAGTTGGAGTACACCGCGAGCCTTGGCCGTCCCCGCCGCGCCGCCGCGACGGATGTCCCGCCAACTGCCGCCGTGCCGGACGCTGTCGCGCCGGCCGGTGCGCCTGACCTGCTGCCGCGCGCGCCGCGCGGCTTTCACGGGCGGGTGGCGGAACTGGCCGCTCTGTCACGTGCTGCCGAAGGCGAGGCACCCGTCTGTCTGGTCGTCGGGCCCGCCGGGGTTTGAAAGACGGCCCTCGTGCTGCACTGGGCCCACCACGGCCGTGCCGGATTTCCCGACGGGCTGCTCTATGCCGACCTACGCGGCTTCGGCGACACGAGCGAGCCGACCTTCGTAGAGGTGCTGCGCGAGTTCCTGCCGGCACTGGGTGTGCCGCACAGTCGGATACCGGAGTCGGCGAACGGCGCGGCCGCGCTGTTCCGGTCGCTCACCGCGGACCGCCGGCTCCTCGTGGTACTCGACAACGCTCGGGACTCCAAGCAGGTCAGGCCGCTCCTTCCAAGCGGTCGCCGCTGCGTGACCGTCGTCACCAGCCGGCACCGTCTGCCAGGGCTGATCGTCACCGACACCGCCCGGCTCGTCGCCGTGGACGTGTTCGATCCGCAGGACGGCACAATGCTCCTCGCGGAGGTACTCGGAGAGGAACGGGTGTTCGCAGAGCCGGCAGCCGCACGACGGCTGGCCGAGTTGTGCGGCGGGCTGCCCCTCGCCCTGCGGGTGGCAGCCGCCCGCCTGGCGCAACGGCCTTCCTGGTCGCTGGCCGCGATGGCCGCCGAGCTGTCCGACGAGAGCCGCCGGCTGAGCCTGCTGGACGTGGAGGACACCGGCGTACGAGCGGCGCTGCGGCTGACGCTGCAACAGCTCCCCCGGGACGTCTCCGATCTCTTCGCCCACCTCGGCTGCCACCCCGGTACGCACGTCGACCGGTACGCGGCGGCGGCCCTGGCAGGCACGGACCCGGGCAGCGCCGAGGCGTCTTTGGAGCGGCTGACCGTCGCGCACCTCGTCACGGAGACGGCGCCCGGCCGTTGGACGATGCACGATCTCGTGCGGCTCTACGCACGCAGCCTGGACACCGGGCCCCACGGGCTCACGCGCGTGCTCGACCACTACATCGCCACGGCCCTCGCGGCGATCGCTGCGGCCGAGCCCGGTAACGAGGACTGCTTCCCGCTGCCTGCGCACTACCTCCCGCCCGCCGTGATACGGAAGTTCGCCGACCGGTCCGCCGCCGTGGCCTGGTACACGACCGAGAGGAACGACCTCACGCAGGCGGTGTCCGCGGCGCACGCCGCCGGACTGCACGACAGGACCTGGCGCATCGTCATGACGCTGTGGCCGCTGATGGTGTGGCGTGTCCGCGACGGCTGGGCCCCGCTCCTGAAGACCGGCCTGGAGGCGGCCCGAGCCGACGCCGACCGGTACGGCGAGGCGCGGGTCCTGAACGTACTCGGCTGGGTACTCACCGAGGAAGGACACATCGCGGAGGCGCTCACCCATCTGGAAGCCGCGTCCGCGCTCGCCTCGTGTGCAGGCGACACAGCCGCCGAGGCGAACGCCCTGATCGCCCTGGCCATGGCGCAAGCGGCGCTCGGAAGCCTGGACGACGCTGCGCAGGGGTGCGAACGGGCGGTAGAGCTGGCTCGGAAAGGCGGTGACCGGGGTCTCGAGAGACTGACCATGCAGCACCTCGCCCGCCACCAGGCCGACGCCGGCAGATGGCGCGAAGCCCTCGACACCGCGACCGAGGCCCTGGCCTTGGACGACCGCTCGGCGACGGCCGACATTCCTCGGATCCTGCTCCTCATCGTGAGGGGAGAGGCCCTGCTCGGGCTCGGTAACGAGGCCGAGGGCCTCACTCAACTCGACCTGGTGGCCCGAGAGGCGGAATCGTCCGGCAACGAGGACGGCGCAGTACGAGCCCTCGGTGCGCTGCTGCGCGCATCCCCGAACGCGGCCCTCCAGACACGCTACGACGCGGCACTCGTCCGCCTCACTACGCCCACCTGAAGCCGGGCAGGTCTTCGCCGGAAAGACGCACTCTGCGTGGTCGTCCTTCTGCGCATGTTCGGCCGGGATGGGCGCCGCCGCCCTCGTCTCCCGGCATCGACAGCGCGACCGCGACGGCACAGCGGCAACTGCGCTGATGCAGCGGGGCACAGCTGGTCCAAGGCCCGACAGAAGAACGCCGTCCGTATTTTTGCAGGTGGAATTGCCTGGGGCCGTACCCGTCCACCGTGATCGACTGGGCCTGCCACAGGGGCGCTTCACCGCACCGGCGGTCAACCCCACCGTCGGCGCACAGCGCCCCCGCCTGGCCCCTCTCGGTGGTCCAGGAATGAAAAGCGCGAAATTCGAGCAGAGCGAAAGGTAAGAGCGAACATGAAGCAGAAGATCACGTCGCTTGCCGGTGCCATGGCCCTGGCCGGTGCCGTCGTCATCGCGGCCGCGGCCGTGGCCACCGGCCAGGCGTCCGAGGCAGACCATGGACAGCCCGTTTCCGCCCCCGCCCCGCACGCGACCACGGTCTTCGGCTACCAGCTGTCCGAGTCCGACCTCGCCGCGCCGCTCGGCGAGTGGGGCGTGGGTCGGCGGACGCCGCGCGCCTGAGGCCCTGTCTCTTCGGCCAGCATCGTGTCCTGATCAGGATGGCCACGAGGTGGAGAGTCTGCTGTCAGCACCGCGCGCGTGCCCGAACGGGCCGGTCGCACATCCGAAGGAGAGAGTCATGCTGGTCCGTAAGCTGAAGGCAGCCGTGATTGTGGCCGCCGCGGTCGTGAGTGTATCGGTGGTGGCCACGCCGGCCGAGGCGAGTAACTGCTCGCGCGGAGGCGGCGTCTACATCTGCGAATACGGCGTGAGCAGCTACAAGTTGCCCGACGGTACGAAGCAGGAGTTCGTCGTCGGTACCGACCGTGCGGTGTGGACCCGCTGGACCGACTCCGACGGGGACTGGTCGGGGTGGATGTCCATGGGCGGGAACGCGTGGAGCACGGTGCGCGCCTACGACTACGAAACCAGCGACCCCTGGACCTTCAGGGTGTTCTACTACGACCAGACCGCGGAGTACTGGGGCCGCAACCGTGACCACGACGGCAACTGGTCTTCGTGGACCCGCTACGACCTCCCGCTCAACGGCTGATCACCGCGCGCCCGGCCGGGGCTCCCTCACCTCATTCGACGGCCCCCGCGAGCGGAAGTTGCTTGCGGGGGCCGTCGTCGTCGTGGACCTGCTCTCCGACACTCAAGCCAGAGTGACGGGTGACCTGCTCGCCGTGCCGGCGCCACCCGAGAGATCCCGGGTGACCTGGGAGGCTCTCCCGCACGCGCTGTCCGATCTTGAAGAATGCGGCAGGCTCGACGGGGTCGATATATCACCTTTGGGGAAAGTTCCGGAATCCGCGATTCACCTGGGACAACGCGATTACATGGAGGAATTCGTTCCAGGCATCGCGGAGTCGCTTAGTGGCACGGGAGATCGAGCCCACGTTCGAGGCCTGCACCGCCGCGGTGGTGAGGACCTTCGGGGTCTCGGCCGAGATGTCGATGCCGACCTCGGCCAAGGCCTCCACGACAGCCGGGTTCACCGTTCCGGCGGGGGCGGACCCGACGGAGCGGACCTGGACCCGGTCTGCGCCGAGGTGGGCGAGGTGGGTGAGAAAGGCGGCGGCCATCTGCGAGCGGCCGGCGTTGTGCACGCAGACGAACAGCACGGAGGCAACGGCGGGCGTGTCCATCAGACCAGGGCGCTTCCTTCGGTGGAACGGTCAGGACTGGGAGGGTGCCGCCCGTCGTCGGGGACCGGAACCTCCGCTTCCCCCACGGCAGCCGGGCGGCCGAAGCAGACGGTGACCAGACCGAGCCCTGCGGCGGCGCCGCACAGCTGGGCGGCGAGGAAGGGCAGCACGGAGGTGGGGGCGATACCGGCGAAGGTGTCGGTGAAAGCCCGGCCGATCGTGACGGCCGGGTTGGCGAAGGAGGTGGATGACGTGAACCAGTACGCCGCGCCGACGTAGGAGGCGACGAGCAGCGGCGCCAGGTGCGCGCTGCCGGCGCGGGCCAGGCCGAAGACGAGCCAGACCAGTCCGGCGGTGGCCACGACCTCCGCCAGCCACAGGTGCCCGGCCCACCGCTCATGGGTGGAGAAGGCCACCAGCGGCTTTCCGAACATGGCGTCGGCAAGCACCGCACCGGCGATCGCCCCGACCACCTGGGCGGGCACGTACGCGGCGACGTCGCGCAGTCCGAGGCCCTCGCGGGTGCGGCGGCCGGTGAACCAGGCGGCCAGAGTGACCGCGGGGTTGAAGTGCGCTCCGGAAACCGGTCCCAGGAAGGCGATGAGCACGCCGAGACCGAAGACCGTGGCCAGGGAGTTGGCCAGCAGCTGCGTCCCGACGTCGCGGGTCAGTTCAGTGGCCTGGATCCCGGAGCCGACCACCACCGTGACCAGCGCGGCCGCCCCCAGCCCCTCGACGGCGGCCCGCCGCAGCAGCGGCACGGACGTGCTCACGCGGGCGTCTTCGCGGAGAAGGCGGGGATCTCCAGCAGGGCGGACAGCTTCGCCAGGGCCTCGGGGAGCACCCAGTAGTACACCCAGGTCCCGCGCCGCTCGGAGCCGACCAGCCCGGCTTCGCGCAGCACCTTCAGGTGGTGGGAGATCGTCGGCTGGGAGACGTCGAAGGGGCCGATGAGGTCGCACACGCACGCTTCGCCGCCTTCGTGGGAGGCGATCAGCGACAGCAGCCGCAGCCGGATCGGGTCCGACAGCGCCTTGAACATCCGGGACAGCTCGGTCGCGGATTCCTCGCCGAGCGGCTCGCGGACCATCGGCGCGCAGCACGCGGCGTCGTCCTGTCCGAGCATCGACAGAGCAGCTTGTTTCGACATTCCTCAATATTGACAGCCGTCGATCCTGGTGGCAACGTCGACTGTATCGACAGATGTCGAAACAAGCAGTTGGGAGACCGCCATGTCCCGTGTCCAGCTCGCCCTGCACGTCGCCGACCTCGAGGCGTCGATCACCTTCTACTCCACGCTCTTCGGCACCGAGCCGGCCAAGCGCCGCGACGGCTATGCCAACTTCGCCATCACCGAGCCCCCGCTCAAGCTCGTCCTCATCGAGGGCGAAGCCGGCGAGGACACCCGCCTGGACCACCTCGGCGTGGAGGTCGCCTCCACCGAGCAGGTCCATGCCGCCACGACCCGGCTCAAGGACGCTGGGCTGACGACCCTCGAGGAGAACGACACCTCGTGCTGCTACGCCCTCCAGGACAAGGTGTGGGTCACCGGCCCCGGCAAGGAGCCGTGGGAGGTGTACGTCGTCAAGGCCGACGCCGACCAGCCGGGCAAGAGCGTCGTCGCCGGCGGTGACGCCTGCTGCGCCGGACAGGAGGAGAGCACCGAGCCCGTGCCGGCGGCTTCCGGCTGCGCCTGCGGCAGCTGAACGCCGCCGCTCCCCCTCCTTACGGCTCGTCCTCCCCGCCCTCGCCCCGATCTCATAGCACCCGCAGGGGCGCGATCCGCACCGCCGTCGCAGACCTCTGAGTCGGGTGCGCGCCGCCCGTGGGGCCCTCGCGAGGGTGACCGCATCCCCTGGAACCGAACGGTGACCTTCGCTGCTCGGCCGCTCGTCCTCGACGACGAGTCCTACAACGTTCAGGTGGTCGCGCGGAGTCAGTACGGCGTTGAAGTGCGACAGGGCAAGGCCCCTCCTGGGCCGTCCGGCCCAGGAGGGGCCCGCGGGTTGTGTTCAGAGTTCGAGCAGGGGCCCGAGGACGTGGGAGAAGTCTGCCGGCTCGGCGCTTGCGCCGAGGTGGTTGCCGGGCATGTCGATCAGAGGTACCCCCAGAAGCTCAGCAAGTGCCTGGGTCGCCCGGCGCGCCATCTGGTGATGGCTCAGCGAACCAGCGCACAGCGTCACCGAGACACGACGGATGGCCTCGATGTCAGGGACGTAGAAAACCGTGGGGCCGGCCATCCGCCCCAGGAAGTAGCGGTTCTTGTCGAGTTCCTCGCCCGGTAGCTCGGGTAGCGCCATATGGGCGGGAGGCATCTGATCCGGTCCTGTGTGGTGGGCAGCGCCGCTGAGGTCAAAGAACTCCTGCACTGCCCGCTGAGGATCAGCCTCCGCAGCTTTGAACGCTGCTGCGGCCCGGTCCGCCAGGTCTGCGTCATCCAGAAGAGACACGAGGGGCGGCTCATGCAAGACGGCCCGGCTGACCATCTCAGGACGCTGCTTGGCCAGCTCCAGCAGCGTCACGGCACCACCACTGGTGCCGACAAAAAGAGCGGGCTCTCCGGTGAACCTGTCGACAAGCGCAGCGAGGTCCGCGGCAAGGACCTCGGGCGTGGGCGCAGCCATCCCTGGGACCGCGCGGCTGGCACCGATACCACGCGGATCGTGGGTGACGACGGTAAACCGGCCCGCAAGCTCATGCGCCAGAGCTGCGAAACCGGCCCGCCCAGCCGGTGCGCCGACGAGGAACAGCAGTGGCCCCTCGCCCTGGACACCGAATGCAATCGTGCAGTCCGGCCGGTCGAGCAGGTCCACCGAACTCGTGATCCGATCAGTGAAGTCCGCGATCTTCCGAGTGATCACATCGAGCGCACGGTCCAGCTGCTCGCGCCTGTCGTGGACGCGACGGCGATGCGCCGTCAGCAACTCCACTCGGAGCCTCGCCGGATCAGCCACCTTGTCGTCGACGCCTGTGAACTGCGCGATATCGGCCAGCGGCATCCCGGTCTCACGGAGATGAACCAACATGCGGATCAGCTCGACGTCGGCCGTGGTGTATTGGCGACGCCCCGCAATGTCGCGCCGTGGAGACGGTACGACCCCCTGACGTTCGAAGTACCGCAACGTGTCGGGCGCCAGACCGGTCCAGGCCGAGACGTCCGCGATACCGAACAGCTCATCCTCACTCATGCCTCAAGCCTCGCCCCTGGACCGTGGTTCAGGTCAAGCGATCGTCAGCCGGCCGCGATTCGAGCGACCTGTCCGGTCAGTATGAGACGCCAGGATCTCAGGCGGGAAGGCTAGCGGGCGAGGGAGACGGCGAAGGGCTGAAACCCGTGTCGGCGCAGGATGTGGGGCACGACCAGGATCATGGCCTCGGTGGCGCCGGCTGTACGGATGTCACCGAGGTCCTCGATCCAGGCGGGCTGCCAGCCCAGGTCGCCGAGCAGGCCGGTGACGGTCTTCTTCGCGTTCTCGTCGTCGCCTGAGACGTAGACGGTCGGTGGGGTGGCCAGGGTTTCCGGCGCGGCCATGACCATGAAGAGCATGGTGTTGAGCGTCTTGACCACGTGTGTACCGGGGAGCGCGGCCTGGAGCTTCTCGGCGAGACTGCTGCCGGGGTAGCACAAGTCGCCGGGCAGACCGTCATCGCCGTCACGGGTGGCGTTGGAGACATCGATGAGGATCTTTCCGGAGAGCTCGGTGCGAAGGTCGGTGAGCCGGTCCAGGGAGCTGTCGCCGGGCGTCGCGTTGATCACGATGTCGGTGGTACCGGCGGTGGTGCGCTGGTCGGCGATGGTGATCCGCGGGGCGGGGTGGGCCGTGGTGTCTTCTGGGCTTCGGGCGCCCAGGGTGACATGGTGCCCGGCTGCGGCGAGCTTGTCGGCCAGGTTGGTCCCGACGCGGCCGGCGCCCAGGATACCGATGTTGGTCATGAGGTGATGCTCCTTGTGGGATCGGGTGGAAAGAGCGGGGCGTCCGGTCAGACGATGGGCGCCAAGACCTTGAGGGCGGCGGCGTGGACGCCAGGGGCGGCGGCCAGGAAGTCGCGGCTGCCCGTGTGCCAGGGGTCGCCCGCCAGATCGGTGACGGTGCCTCCGGCTTCGGAGACCAGCAGCGCGCCGGCGACCAGGCCGGAGCGGACGTCGGAGAACTGCCAGAACGCGTCCATCCGTCCGGCGGCGACATGGATGAGCTGCATCGTGGCGGGCACGGAAACACGCACGACCAGGCCGTTGACGAGCATGGCGGTGACGGAGTCGCCGATCCGCCGGAAGGTGCGGTGGTCCTCGCCAGGCTTGGCCTGACCGGTGCCGATGAGTGCGGCGCCCAGGTCGGTCTTGGCTGACACCTTCAGGGGTCGGTCGTTGAGGCGGGCACCGCCGCCGACGACCGCGGTGTAGGTATCGCCGGTCAATGGCAGGTGGACGACGGTGAGCACCGGCTGGTTGTCGCGGACCAGAGTGGCGGTGACGGCCCAGTCCTCCATGCCGTGGACGTGGTTGATGTTGCCCTCGGCGGGGTCGACGACCCACCACTCCCCGGGCGGAAGCGCACCACCGGCCAGTTCGTCCTCGGCCCACTGCGAGCCGTCCCGGGCCTGCAGCAGCGGTTCTCGGAGAGCGTCCAGTACGGCGTCGTCGTTGGCGTGGATCTCGTTGACGACCTCGTTCAGACTCACGCCGCGGGCGTGCGAGGTGGAGCGGTCGCGCAGCGTGAGACCGGCGGTCTTCACCGCGGCCGTCACATCGGACATGAGCGAGGCGTCGGTGGGAAAAGGCATGACTTGGCTCATGGTCGGGTCCCTGGGATAAGTGGAAGCGGAGGGATTCTCTCGCCCCGCCCTTCGAAAATAGGCCGCCCGACAATTGACGGCAAGTGCATGCTTTGCACTTGTAGAGTTACTTTCATGCAACTGGATCTGAACCTGCTCACGGCCCTGGATGCCCTTCTGGAGGAGGGCAGTGTCACTGGCGCCGCGACCCGCCTCCACGTCACCGCACCGGCGATGAGCCGCTCACTGGGCCGCATCCGCAAGGCAACCGGTGACCAGATCCTGGTCCGCACCGGCCGCAGCATGGTCCCCACCAGCCGCGCACTGGCCATGCGTGCTGAGGTCCATACGCTCGTGCAACAGGCCCACCACCTTCTGTCGGCGCAGGAGGAACTTGACCTGACAGCTCTGGACCGGGTGTTCACCGTGCGGTGGCACGACGCCCTGACCGCGGCCTGCGGCACCGCTCTGATCACCTCCGTCCACCAACAGGCGCCAGGCGTTCGACTGCGCCTCTCCGCCGAACCCGGCACAGACGACGCCGAGTTGCGCCGAGGGGAGGTTGACCTCGAATCCAGCTCCAGCGAGCCGGCACTCCCCGACATCCGCCACCGCCACATCGGTACGGACCGGCTGGTCGTCGCGGTCCGGCCAGGCCACCCGCTCACCGAGGGCGTGCCGAGCCCCGAGCGTTACGCGGCCACCGAACACCTCACCATTTCGCGTCGCGGAAGCCTGCACGACCCGATCGACGACGCACTGGCCGCGCACGGCCTCGAACGACGCGTCGTCGCCGCCGGGCCCACCGCCGCCTTCGCGCTGCAACTCGCCCGCGACACCGACCTGGTGGTCACCCTCCCCGACGCGGTCACCCGCTCGACCCGGGACCAACTCGGCCTGATCACAATGCCGTTGCCACTCCTGGTGCCCGAGGTCTCGTTGTACCTGCTGTGGCACCAGCGCTACGACGACGATCGCGCCCACCTCTGGCTACGTGACCTGGCCACCGAAACCGTCCAGGCGCTGTTTGCACCGACGGGCATCTGAAGATCACGGCATCCGACCCAGCCGAAGGCGCCGTCAAAAGGCGTAACACGGCCGTCCCGTCGCAACTGCGGATTGAGGGTGCAGGTCCCCGCGGGCCGAGGCGACGGCGCATCAGGAGATGCGCTGCGCGGTCAACGGACCTTGTGGGGCATGGCGATGAAGGTCAGTGCCAGGGTGGTCGTCGCTGCCTGCTGGCAGGCCGGGCTGCCGCACCAGGCACGTACCGGCTCGGCCGTGGGAACCGGCGGATCAGGACGCCGTCCCACGGTTCGCCCTCCAGGGTCTGGATCACGCCGTATCCGACGGCGCCGGACTGACCGGGTGGCCCGGGCGGGCCCGCCCGGGCCAGGGCCGTGCAGGCCTCCAGCCCGGCGGGGTCATCAGGCCACTCGCGCAGCATCACGACGTAGCGCTCACACGTCGGCCTTGCCGGTCGCGGCGATTTTGGTGACGAGTCCGATGAGCGCGTCGGCGGCCGGCCCGGAGGAGGCGGGGTTCTGCCCCGTGATCAACAGGCCGTCCCGCAGGACGTACGGCGCCCAGTCGTCACCCTTGGAGTAGTCGCCGCCGAGCCGGACGAGTTCGTCCTCGACCAGAAAGGGGACCACCTCGGTGAGCTGGACGCCCTCTTCCTCGCTGTTGGTGAACCCGGTGACCTTCTTGCCCTGCACCAGCGGCGTGCCGTCCGCGTTCACCGCGTGCCGCAGAACACCGGGGGCGTGGCAGACCAGAGCGAGCGGCTTGCCGGAGCGCAGAGTGGTCTCGATCAGGCGGACGGAGGTGACGTCCTCGGCCAGGTCCCACAGGGGGCCGTGACCGCCGGGGTAGAAGACGGTGTCGAAGTCGTCGGCGGCGACGGAGTCGAGGCGCACGGTGTGGGCGAGAGCGGCCATGGCCTCGGGATCCGCTTCGAAGCGGCGAGTCTCGTCGGTCTGGTTGGCCGGCTCATTGCTCTTGGGGTCCAGCGGGGGCCGGCCACCCTGCGGAGAGGCGAGCACGAGGCCGACGCCGGCGTCCCGGAAGCGGTAGTAGGGGGCGGCCAGCTCCTCCAGCCAGAAGCCGGTCTTCCTGCCGGTGTCGCCGAGCTCGTCGTGCGAGGTGAGGACGATGAGAACCTTCATGATTACTGCTCCTTCGAATGGTGAACCGGCCACTTCCACGAGTAGACCGGTCGTCTAGAGGTGGACATCAGACCGCCCGAACGCGCGGTGTGGTGGTGGCGCCGGGGGGCGGAAGGTACTACAGATGCAGGAGCCGGCGGGTGACCGTCATAGCGGTGGCCAGGGAGCCGGTGTCGCGGTGAATCTTGGCCATGACGCTTGCGCCGAGCCACAGGTCGTACAGGACTTGCGCGGTGGTACGGGCGTCATCATCAATCGCGAGCGAACCGTCTTCCAGACCGGCGGCGATCGCCCGCTCCAGGCGGTCGACGATGGCGGTGGTGCCCTCCTTCAGAGCGAGCCGCATCGACTCCGACAGGTCGGAGACCTCCGCGCCGAGCTTCACGGCCAGACACTTGCCCTGGCAGTCATCGACGCTCTGGGTCTCGCGCCAGCTCTGCCAGTAGTCCAGTAGCCGCTGCGCAGAGGTCGCGCCCGGCTCGCCGAGGATGCGGTCCATGTCCGCGAGGTAGTCGCTGAAGTACGACCGCATCATCGCCTCACCGAAGGCGTCCTTGGAGTCGAAGTAGTGGTAGAAGGACCCCTTCGGCACTCCGGCCCCGGAGAGGACCTCATTGATCCCGACCGCGGCGAACCCCTTGCGGGACATGATCCGCTGAGCCGTGTCGAGAATGCTGCGGCGAGTGTCGCCCTGAGTGACTGGCATGGACCTACCCTATCTCCAACTAGACCGGTCGTCTAGTCGTGGTCGGTGGTCGAGGACGTCCACGAGGATCTGGGCCCGGGTCTCGTTGAGCAGGTGCATCACATCGGGGACAGCCCTTTTGATCAGCGCTTGCAGGGCCGCCTCCTCGTCCCCGCCGGCTCGCTCGGCTTCTTCCTGGACGGCGCGGGCGATGAGGAGGGTGGTGCCGGCCCGCGCGCGGGCAGCGCTACGGGCGCGCCGCTCGGGGCGGGTGGGTACGGGCGCCGGGGTCGGTGAGGTGGGTGCGGGTTCGTCGTCATCGATCTTCCGCACGCGCACACGTTCAGCCACGTGGATTCTGGACGCCTGAGCCCCCTCCGGCGGACTTCGGATCTTTCGTCGAGGGCCTCACTTCCGCCGGCGACTTCGGCTGAAGCGCCACCGCGAGACATTCGGCCGACCTCGCGAACGGCAGGACAGTTTTCGCCAACGTCACGGCGAGGCGAACGCAGCCTGATGCGGCACTAGATCGTGGCCAGGAAGGTGCGGACTGCGGTGGCGAACGCGTCCGGGGCGGTGGTGGGAAGCATGTGGTCGCCGTCCAGTTCGGTCGATACGGTGCCGGGGCGACGCTCGACCATGGCGCGCACCTGCTCGGGCGGGATGATGCCCTTGGTGCCATGGATCAGCAGGGCGGTGCAGGTGCTGGCCGTCCAGTCGCTCCAGTGGTCGCCGTGCACCTGCTCCTCCGAGTCGTACATGTAGCCACGTCACGGCGGTACCCACAATTTCACTGCGGCGTAGTTGGGTAGAGGGCCGTCATCCGCCCTCCTCACCGGCGGCAATGACGTTCCCTGCCATGGTCGAAATCATGGGCCGGTGCTGCCTCGGGCTCTTCCAGGGCGTCGGAACCGGCTTTCTCCGGCCTCAGCCGGCCGAAGCCTCGGTGAGCCGGTCCGCGAAGACCTACGGGAGGCGGTCCAGTTCCTCAGCCGTGACGGTGACGAGACGCAGACCGTGATGGCGGGCAGGGAGCGGCACGGATGCCCGTCCGTGGCCGTGGTCGTCGTACCCGTCGAGGTGCGGAGCCCGTCCGCAGCCCGGGCGAACGCGCCATGACGATCCTCGAGTCCTGGCGGCTCTGCGGAAAGTCCGCTGCGGCACCACCCGGATCACCGCCGTCCTCCGAGCTGTCACCCTTGAAACTCTCCGGCTGATCAGGATGGACAAGGTCAGTCTGTCCGGATGGGTGCCACCCGCAGCTGTGAGACTCACTGCGCCTGGACGACCGCCCGGACGTTGTCGATGTTCCCGCAGTCCGCCTTCAGGTGCTTCTCCCTGTCCCGGAGGAAGACCGCGCCGAGCTCGGCGCGACGTGCGTCCGGTACGTTCGCCCGCGCTCCGTTGAGGATCGTGCGCTCCTCCTCGTCGATGTGGTGGGTGATGGCCGTCGCGAGCTCCTCGAGCTTC
Proteins encoded in this window:
- a CDS encoding TetR/AcrR family transcriptional regulator, whose product is MPVTQGDTRRSILDTAQRIMSRKGFAAVGINEVLSGAGVPKGSFYHYFDSKDAFGEAMMRSYFSDYLADMDRILGEPGATSAQRLLDYWQSWRETQSVDDCQGKCLAVKLGAEVSDLSESMRLALKEGTTAIVDRLERAIAAGLEDGSLAIDDDARTTAQVLYDLWLGASVMAKIHRDTGSLATAMTVTRRLLHL
- a CDS encoding alpha/beta hydrolase; this encodes MYDSEEQVHGDHWSDWTASTCTALLIHGTKGIIPPEQVRAMVERRPGTVSTELDGDHMLPTTAPDAFATAVRTFLATI